In Piliocolobus tephrosceles isolate RC106 chromosome 6, ASM277652v3, whole genome shotgun sequence, the following are encoded in one genomic region:
- the CALM1 gene encoding calmodulin-1, whose amino-acid sequence MADQLTEEQIAEFKEAFSLFDKDGDGTITTKELGTVMRSLGQNPTEAELQDMINEVDADGNGTIDFPEFLTMMARKMKDTDSEEEIREAFRVFDKDGNGYISAAELRHVMTNLGEKLTDEEVDEMIREADIDGDGQVNYEEFVQMMTAK is encoded by the exons AATTCAAGGAAGCTTTCTCCCTATTCGATAAGGATGGCGATGGCACCATCACAACAAAGGAACTTGGAACTGTCATGAGGTCACTGGGTCAGAACCCAACAGAAGCTGAATTGCAGGATATGATCAACGAAGTGGATGCTGATG gtAATGGCACCATTGACTTCCCTGAATTTTTGACTATGATGgctagaaaaatgaaagatacagATAGTGAAGAAGAAATCCGTGAGGCATTCCGAGTCTTTGACAAG GATGGCAATGGTTACATCAGTGCAGCAGAACTACGTCACGTCATGACAAACTTAGGAGAAAAACTAACAGATGAAGAAGTAGATGAAATGATCAGAGAAGCAGATATTGATGGAGACGGACAAGTCAACTATGAAG AATTCGTACAGATGATGACTGCAAAATGA